The Exiguobacterium mexicanum genome includes a window with the following:
- a CDS encoding ROK family protein: MDIGGTSIKYGVVRSDGTLLSNKHVPTPATWDGLLEQVDVIFNETTAEARFDGIGFSAPGAVDSTTGVIHGISALPYIHDRPFLQAFKERYDLPVTVLNDANAAALAEGWTGAAASVTSYATVVIGTGVGGAFVDHDQVMIGSHFHGGEFGYWILDPSLPHPDGTWSKIGATAALVHRCSEQLGRPLTGEDVFALQSDPIIQAELERFYRWNAIGIYNLQFGLDPERILIGGGISRRPEVRDGIKRHLDALCDAFGTFRIDVETCAHFNEANLIGAARFHMLAK, from the coding sequence ATCGATATCGGTGGAACTAGTATCAAATACGGAGTCGTCCGATCCGATGGCACCCTACTGTCAAACAAACACGTCCCAACCCCTGCGACGTGGGACGGCTTGCTCGAACAAGTCGATGTGATCTTTAACGAAACGACCGCCGAAGCCCGCTTCGACGGTATCGGCTTCAGTGCGCCCGGCGCCGTCGATTCGACGACCGGAGTGATTCATGGAATCAGTGCACTTCCCTACATTCATGATCGTCCTTTCTTACAGGCGTTCAAAGAGCGGTACGACTTGCCTGTCACTGTCTTGAACGATGCCAACGCGGCAGCGCTCGCAGAAGGATGGACCGGTGCCGCGGCGTCGGTGACGAGCTATGCGACGGTCGTCATCGGGACGGGCGTTGGCGGAGCATTCGTCGACCATGATCAGGTGATGATCGGATCCCACTTCCATGGCGGTGAGTTCGGATATTGGATTCTCGACCCGTCTCTTCCCCATCCAGATGGGACATGGAGTAAAATCGGTGCCACGGCCGCTCTTGTCCATCGATGCAGTGAGCAACTCGGACGTCCCCTTACCGGAGAAGATGTGTTCGCACTTCAAAGCGACCCAATCATCCAGGCGGAACTGGAGCGCTTCTATCGCTGGAACGCGATTGGCATCTACAACCTCCAATTCGGGCTCGACCCGGAGCGTATTTTAATCGGTGGCGGCATCAGTCGTCGCCCGGAAGTTCGGGACGGCATCAAGCGACACTTGGATGCGCTTTGCGACGCGTTCGGAACATTCCGCATCGACGTCGAGACGTGTGCCCACTTCAACGAGGCCAACTTGATCGGTGCCGCACGGTTTCACATGTTAGCCAAGTAA
- a CDS encoding ABC transporter permease: protein MDWTVVLYGVIPFAIFLGYQYRLLWQGEIEWVSQVPMFVWALGIGIVLLRNPFFVWVERADVTLVAKRSLIDKLKLDSLLYQAFKLGAMFLFVLSAFMPVLWLDGWSVASIFAFGISLLFLTGIHTWIRYQLTVRRSHWMLRVTATCVTFVCMYALLIDSPLWSAVLGSGLVAFAMYVGEGWLSRHPYLSQELERSEALRTAFDRALLSTSGAIEKPSRRKRPLYRPRPNRFGTARRTTAILLYIRTPRHRNLWLRLIPLVVTGMLLVPSWFKLLIPLYVGYVMWQERQAFKQEMERHPFFRAIQERTHS from the coding sequence TTGGATTGGACAGTCGTTCTATACGGCGTCATTCCGTTCGCCATCTTTCTCGGGTATCAATACCGATTGCTTTGGCAAGGCGAAATCGAGTGGGTGAGTCAGGTGCCGATGTTCGTTTGGGCGCTTGGAATTGGAATCGTCCTCCTTAGAAATCCGTTTTTCGTCTGGGTCGAACGGGCGGACGTGACGCTGGTGGCCAAACGTTCTTTGATTGATAAATTGAAGCTCGATTCGTTGCTCTATCAAGCCTTCAAACTCGGTGCAATGTTCCTCTTTGTTTTGTCGGCGTTCATGCCCGTGCTTTGGCTTGACGGTTGGTCCGTTGCCTCTATATTCGCATTCGGGATCAGCCTCCTATTTTTGACCGGGATTCATACGTGGATCCGTTATCAGTTGACGGTCCGGCGCAGCCATTGGATGTTACGAGTTACGGCCACGTGTGTGACGTTCGTTTGTATGTATGCGCTCCTCATCGACTCACCTTTATGGTCGGCCGTACTCGGCAGTGGTCTTGTTGCATTTGCGATGTATGTCGGAGAAGGGTGGCTGTCACGCCACCCATATCTTAGCCAAGAACTCGAACGTAGTGAGGCGTTGCGTACCGCCTTTGACCGGGCATTATTATCGACGTCGGGCGCCATCGAGAAGCCGAGCCGGCGCAAGCGTCCGCTCTATCGACCGAGACCGAATCGGTTTGGGACCGCCCGGCGCACGACGGCCATCTTACTTTATATACGGACGCCGCGTCATCGGAACTTATGGCTGCGTCTCATCCCGCTTGTCGTCACGGGGATGCTCCTCGTACCGAGTTGGTTCAAGTTGCTCATTCCGCTCTATGTCGGCTATGTGATGTGGCAAGAACGACAGGCGTTCAAACAAGAGATGGAGCGGCATCCGTTTTTCCGTGCCATCCAAGAAAGGACACATTCATGA
- a CDS encoding ABC transporter ATP-binding protein, translating into MNVHIEQAGYERGEAVIEAIRFEVRPGEIVGMIGSNGAGKSTTLACLTGTIPWMRGTVQIDRYAYIPEQPVYYDYLTLEEHIALVLELTDVDNRERTEELIRLFRFETVRHDYISSFSKGMKQKAMILLALIQEAKFLLVDEPFVGLDATTTIQLLRLLEAERRQGTGVLLVTHVLDTAERLCDRFVWIDDGCMLAGGTKEELRLSLQTEGESLFDMMEDVVMR; encoded by the coding sequence ATGAACGTTCACATTGAACAAGCCGGGTATGAACGCGGTGAGGCGGTCATCGAGGCCATCCGGTTCGAGGTCCGCCCGGGCGAAATCGTCGGGATGATTGGATCGAACGGGGCCGGGAAGAGTACGACGCTCGCCTGTCTCACCGGAACGATCCCGTGGATGCGTGGAACGGTGCAAATTGACCGCTACGCCTATATCCCCGAGCAACCGGTGTACTATGACTATTTGACGCTCGAGGAACATATCGCTCTCGTGTTGGAATTGACGGACGTTGATAATCGTGAGCGGACGGAAGAACTGATCCGGTTGTTTCGGTTCGAGACGGTCCGCCACGACTATATCTCCTCGTTCTCAAAAGGGATGAAGCAAAAAGCGATGATTCTCTTGGCGCTCATCCAAGAAGCGAAGTTTCTCCTTGTCGACGAACCGTTCGTCGGACTCGATGCGACGACGACGATCCAGCTGCTTCGTTTACTTGAAGCGGAACGTCGTCAAGGCACCGGGGTGCTTCTCGTCACCCACGTTCTCGATACGGCAGAGCGGTTATGCGACCGCTTCGTCTGGATTGATGACGGATGCATGCTCGCGGGCGGGACAAAAGAAGAGTTGCGTCTCAGCCTGCAAACCGAAGGCGAGTCGCTGTTCGATATGATGGAAGATGTGGTCATGCGATGA